Proteins from a genomic interval of Betta splendens chromosome 10, fBetSpl5.4, whole genome shotgun sequence:
- the stard15 gene encoding START domain-containing protein 10, translating into MPVQIPDDSDFSSFKDQCLSTEGWISRYNKGGVTVWCREEESKTVQKVKMRIVCRDVSAETLYDVLHDTSYRRKWDSNMIDTYDIGRLTVNADVGYYSWKCPSPLKNRDFVTMRSWLPLGNDYLIINYSVKHPQHPPKKDYVRAVSLLTGYLIQSNGPSSSTLYYLTQMDPRGSLPKWVVNRMSQLVAPKAMRKIYKASVKYPEWKRKHNPNLKPWMYPEQNTLPCISVSELTVQRADSLENIDESGLNEEKTHHSDDEDT; encoded by the exons ATGCCGGTCCAGATCCCGGACGACTCTGACTTCTCTTCTTTCAAAGACCAGTGTCTGAGCACGGAGGGATGGATCAGCCGCTACAACAAGGGAGGAGTGACGGTGTGGTgccgggaggaggagagcaagaCGGTTCAGAAAGTCAAG ATGAGGATTGTGTGTAGGGACGTGAGTGCAGAGACGCTGTACGACGTCCTCCACGACACCAGCTACCGCAGGAAATGGGACTCCAACATGATCGACACGTACGACATCGGCAGGCTGACGGTCAACGCAGACGTGGGCTACTACTCCT GGAAATGTCCGAGCCCTCTGAAGAACAGAGACTTTGTAACCATGAGATCCTGGCTCCCGCTTGGCAACGACTACCTGATCATCAACTACTCCGTAAAACACCCG CAACATCCGCCAAAAAAGGATTATGTCCGCGCTGTGTCTCTGCTGACTGGATACCTGATTCAGTCCAACGGGCCGAGCAGCTCCACCCTCTACTACCTGACCCAGATGGACCCCAGAG GCTCGTTGCCAAAGTGGGTGGTAAACCGAATGTCTCAGCTCGTGGCTCCGAAG GCCATGAGGAAGATCTACAAAGCGTCTGTGAAGTATCCGGAGTGGAAAAGAAAGCACAATCCCAACCTGAAACCATGGATGTACCCAGAACAAAACACGTTGCCATGCATCAGCGTGTCGGAGCTGACGGTCCAAAGAGCCGACTCACTGGAGAACATTGACGAGAGCGGCCTGAACGAGGAGAAGACGCACCACAGTGACGATGAAGACACTTAA